A DNA window from Neobacillus niacini contains the following coding sequences:
- a CDS encoding crossover junction endodeoxyribonuclease RuvC, whose amino-acid sequence MSNKKLILAIDSSLACPAFAVCEVNLITKNIKVIEVSHVKTNSKKSTGFRLFQIWNHANDILDRYTFDAVVFEKGFNKFAVATQQIQRTVGLLLFTLYCKEVENIDEIAPTSVKKAVTGNGKATKEQLAEALESYVGVVKYKTNDESDAVGVAIALALQKGWI is encoded by the coding sequence ATGAGTAACAAGAAACTAATATTAGCTATTGATAGTTCACTTGCCTGTCCAGCCTTTGCTGTATGTGAAGTTAACTTAATTACAAAGAATATAAAAGTCATTGAGGTAAGTCACGTTAAAACAAATTCAAAGAAGTCAACAGGCTTTAGATTATTTCAAATATGGAATCATGCTAATGACATTCTTGATCGTTATACCTTTGACGCTGTGGTGTTTGAAAAAGGCTTTAATAAGTTCGCTGTAGCTACTCAACAGATTCAAAGGACGGTAGGACTATTACTTTTTACGCTATATTGTAAAGAGGTTGAGAATATAGACGAAATAGCACCTACCTCAGTGAAGAAAGCTGTTACTGGAAACGGTAAGGCTACAAAGGAACAATTAGCTGAGGCACTAGAAAGTTATGTAGGTGTCGTTAAGTATAAAACGAATGATGAATCTGACGCTGTTGGTGTCGCTATCGCATTAGCATTACAGAAAGGTTGGATATAG